Proteins encoded by one window of Halobacteriovoraceae bacterium:
- the mnmG gene encoding tRNA uridine-5-carboxymethylaminomethyl(34) synthesis enzyme MnmG: MKNFDISIIGGGHAGVEAAWIASQFDLQISVFIIPGVSLASAPCNPAIGGVGKGQVVRELDALGGLMGKLADLSAIQYRTLNDSKGYAVRSTRAQIDKEIYSSMAEKIINNKQNISVIRHKVISVKKQLNGFEIYTESGELFTSSKVIVTTGTFLDGKLHCGEEISAGGRFGNQSAPSLNDIFSNVKTLGVRFKTGTPPRLLKETIDFTKMEEQPSDKSARNFHALRDPFEREQEQRSCFLTRTAPETLKIIRENRDKSPIFNGQIKGIGPRYCPSIEDKAYRYPDRDSHHVFIEPEGLSLDTFYPNGVSTSLPKSVQKEFLQTMPGLENVEIAIYGYAVEYDVVDTSQLNETLEYADISGLYFAGQVNGTSGYEEAAGQGFVAGLNASLSAQGRDAFVLDRNDSYIGVMVEDLITSQRDEPYRLFTARSENRLKIREDNVFDRMFKYRQSLKLKSEIDDFYGVYMLEKKILEKIIKEYSFDGQNCFNVLKNTKLEEVLKRPDLDPVDVLEKILKNENLAFNHHVVYSVAISAKYDGYIKRGETANSKLSRYDKRSIDWEKICSSKNISNECKQRIQKIRPTTFLQLKKIEGLRPATLVYVAGQL; encoded by the coding sequence ATGAAAAATTTTGATATATCGATAATAGGTGGCGGGCACGCAGGAGTTGAAGCCGCTTGGATTGCATCACAATTTGATTTGCAAATTTCAGTTTTTATCATTCCTGGTGTTTCTCTAGCATCTGCACCATGTAATCCCGCAATCGGTGGAGTCGGTAAAGGGCAAGTCGTAAGAGAACTTGATGCTCTTGGTGGTCTTATGGGGAAATTGGCAGACCTATCAGCAATTCAATATAGAACACTAAATGATTCCAAGGGATATGCAGTACGCTCAACTAGAGCACAGATTGACAAAGAAATCTATTCATCGATGGCCGAAAAAATAATCAATAATAAACAAAATATTTCAGTTATTCGCCATAAAGTTATTTCCGTAAAAAAACAGTTGAATGGTTTTGAGATTTATACTGAGTCTGGGGAGTTGTTCACTTCTTCGAAAGTAATAGTTACTACAGGAACATTTCTAGATGGAAAACTTCACTGTGGTGAAGAAATATCAGCTGGAGGCAGATTTGGTAATCAGTCTGCTCCATCTTTGAATGATATCTTTTCTAATGTTAAAACATTAGGAGTTCGTTTTAAAACAGGAACTCCGCCTAGACTATTGAAGGAAACAATAGACTTTACTAAAATGGAAGAGCAACCATCTGATAAAAGTGCCAGAAATTTTCATGCACTTAGAGATCCTTTTGAAAGAGAGCAAGAGCAGCGGAGTTGTTTTTTAACAAGAACAGCACCTGAAACTTTAAAAATCATAAGAGAAAACAGAGATAAATCTCCAATTTTCAATGGACAAATTAAAGGTATAGGTCCTAGATATTGTCCAAGTATTGAGGATAAGGCCTATCGGTATCCTGATAGAGATTCTCATCACGTGTTTATTGAACCAGAAGGTCTAAGTCTAGATACATTTTATCCAAATGGCGTTTCAACATCTTTACCAAAATCTGTTCAGAAAGAGTTTTTACAAACAATGCCTGGGTTAGAAAACGTTGAAATTGCTATTTATGGTTATGCTGTAGAATACGATGTCGTTGATACATCTCAACTTAATGAAACTCTCGAATATGCAGATATTTCCGGATTATATTTTGCCGGACAAGTTAATGGTACTTCTGGGTACGAAGAAGCAGCAGGGCAAGGTTTTGTTGCTGGATTAAATGCGTCCCTTTCGGCGCAAGGAAGAGATGCATTTGTTTTGGATCGAAATGATTCTTATATTGGTGTTATGGTTGAAGACTTAATAACTTCCCAAAGAGATGAGCCTTACAGACTTTTTACTGCAAGATCAGAAAATAGACTAAAGATACGGGAAGATAACGTATTCGATAGGATGTTTAAGTATAGACAGTCTTTAAAATTGAAAAGTGAGATTGATGATTTTTATGGCGTATATATGCTTGAAAAAAAAATACTAGAAAAAATAATCAAAGAGTATTCATTTGATGGTCAAAATTGTTTTAATGTACTCAAAAACACAAAACTAGAAGAAGTATTAAAAAGACCGGACTTAGATCCTGTTGATGTGTTGGAGAAGATCCTAAAAAATGAAAATTTAGCTTTCAATCACCATGTAGTATATAGTGTTGCAATTTCAGCTAAATATGACGGATACATTAAAAGGGGAGAAACTGCAAATAGTAAGTTGAGTCGATATGATAAACGATCTATTGATTGGGAAAAAATCTGTAGTAGTAAAAATATTTCAAATGAATGTAAGCAAAGAATTCAGAAAATTCGACCAACAACTTTTTTGCAACTTAAAAAAATTGAAGGACTTAGACCAGCAACTCTTGTTTACGTGGCAGGACAGCTATGA
- a CDS encoding class I SAM-dependent methyltransferase — protein sequence MNLEEFSLDYLNILKTDFSGINLTRILDDNEFYNKQILDSIAPFEQIKMFKDELCNSEVCIDIGFGGGFPLLPLALINPHKKFLGLEARNKKSLAVQKIANLLKITNVKTFHQRVESIEFDSEAFITLKAVGKTQDFLPKINCTKRVIVAFYKGPSFEQEDEINNIPKGWKFLGAKPVFVMNEITRYILFFEFVPHGTNSKKILKKISTLL from the coding sequence ATGAATTTAGAAGAATTTTCGTTGGACTATTTGAATATTTTAAAAACTGATTTTTCTGGCATAAATCTCACTCGAATTCTTGATGATAACGAATTTTACAATAAGCAAATTCTTGATTCCATCGCACCTTTTGAACAGATTAAAATGTTTAAAGATGAACTGTGTAATTCTGAAGTGTGTATAGATATTGGCTTCGGTGGAGGATTTCCACTTTTACCACTGGCCTTAATAAATCCTCATAAAAAATTTTTAGGCCTTGAGGCCAGAAACAAAAAGTCTCTGGCCGTTCAAAAGATTGCAAACCTTCTTAAAATAACTAATGTTAAAACGTTTCATCAAAGAGTAGAGTCTATAGAATTCGATAGTGAAGCATTCATCACATTAAAAGCAGTTGGAAAAACACAAGATTTTTTACCTAAAATAAATTGCACAAAAAGGGTCATTGTTGCTTTTTACAAGGGCCCTTCCTTTGAACAGGAAGATGAAATTAATAATATTCCAAAAGGATGGAAGTTTCTTGGAGCAAAACCAGTATTTGTTATGAACGAAATTACGAGATATATTCTATTTTTTGAATTTGTTCCACATGGAACAAATTCAAAAAAAATATTGAAAAAAATTTCTACGTTATTGTAA
- a CDS encoding ParA family protein, with amino-acid sequence MARIIAMANQKGGVGKTTSSVNLAACLAVAEKKTLIVDLDPQGNASSAIGLDQSAHINSNIYHALIGVKKIKECIYKTELPFLDICPSDNSLVGAEIELVSVFAREAKLKHSLAEVSDIYDYIIIDCPPSLGLLTVNSFNAAGSYIVPLQTEYFAMEGLAQLLNTIRLIRSSLNPNLEMDGILLTMFDGRNNLHKQVSSEIRKHFAGKVFESVIPRNVKLSECPSFGKPIILYDIESKGSEAYLNLAKELIARHSIRDSQKSTSIESNA; translated from the coding sequence ATGGCCCGTATTATTGCAATGGCAAACCAAAAAGGTGGAGTTGGCAAAACGACTTCATCAGTAAACCTTGCAGCTTGCTTAGCAGTCGCTGAAAAGAAAACACTCATAGTCGACCTTGATCCTCAGGGAAATGCATCTTCTGCAATCGGTTTAGATCAGTCAGCTCATATAAATAGTAATATCTACCATGCGCTTATTGGTGTGAAGAAAATTAAAGAGTGTATCTACAAAACTGAATTACCCTTTTTGGATATTTGCCCTTCTGATAATTCACTTGTTGGAGCAGAAATAGAGCTTGTAAGTGTATTTGCACGAGAGGCCAAGTTGAAACATTCATTAGCAGAAGTTTCAGATATCTATGATTATATTATAATAGATTGTCCACCTTCTCTTGGACTATTAACTGTTAATTCATTTAATGCTGCAGGTAGTTATATAGTCCCCTTGCAAACTGAATATTTTGCAATGGAAGGACTTGCACAATTACTAAACACTATCAGACTTATACGTTCTTCCTTAAATCCAAATTTAGAAATGGATGGAATCTTATTAACTATGTTTGATGGAAGAAATAATCTTCATAAACAAGTATCAAGTGAAATTAGAAAACATTTTGCAGGGAAAGTATTCGAATCAGTTATTCCTAGAAATGTGAAATTATCTGAATGTCCTAGTTTTGGAAAACCTATTATTTTATATGACATTGAATCCAAGGGGAGTGAGGCCTACTTAAACCTTGCAAAAGAATTGATTGCAAGACATTCAATAAGAGATAGTCAAAAATCTACATCTATAGAATCTAATGCTTAA
- a CDS encoding ParB/RepB/Spo0J family partition protein produces MAKKVALGKGIASLIGTPTSQEVIDNSLENLNREDNQQKEVIREIIKEKVVIENTPLMVSVESITANTDQPRKIFKEKELEELSDSIKENGIIQPLIVIEKEMGLFELIAGERRLRAAKLAGLEQVPVFVKRATDREKMIYAIIENVQRSDLNCVEEALAYFQLMEDYKLTQDEVAKKLGKERSTVANFLRILKLPRKVLDMAQKETISFGHAKILASVKDRDLCFRYANQVISQNLSVRELEKLIKTNPKSINKERENPFYEDKMEQFKEQLERKTGFHFAIKSKENGSGHLILKFSNEAEFNDIFEYLVER; encoded by the coding sequence ATGGCAAAAAAAGTTGCACTCGGAAAAGGAATTGCATCATTAATTGGAACTCCTACTTCTCAAGAAGTAATTGATAATTCACTTGAAAATTTAAATAGAGAAGATAATCAGCAGAAAGAAGTTATTAGAGAGATCATTAAAGAAAAAGTCGTTATTGAAAATACGCCTTTAATGGTATCTGTTGAATCTATTACTGCTAATACCGATCAACCTAGAAAAATATTTAAAGAAAAAGAATTAGAGGAATTAAGTGATTCTATTAAAGAAAACGGTATAATTCAGCCTCTCATTGTTATTGAAAAAGAAATGGGTCTCTTTGAATTGATTGCCGGCGAAAGAAGATTAAGGGCCGCTAAGTTGGCCGGTCTTGAACAAGTTCCAGTTTTTGTAAAAAGAGCAACTGACCGAGAAAAAATGATTTATGCCATCATTGAAAACGTGCAAAGATCAGATTTGAATTGTGTTGAGGAGGCACTAGCTTATTTCCAATTAATGGAAGACTATAAATTAACTCAAGACGAAGTTGCTAAAAAACTTGGAAAAGAAAGATCTACGGTTGCCAACTTTTTAAGGATATTAAAACTTCCAAGAAAAGTATTAGACATGGCCCAAAAAGAAACAATTTCATTTGGACATGCAAAAATTTTAGCGAGCGTTAAGGATAGAGATTTATGTTTTAGATATGCAAACCAAGTTATCTCACAAAATCTGTCTGTAAGAGAACTTGAAAAACTAATTAAGACAAATCCAAAAAGTATTAACAAAGAAAGAGAAAATCCATTTTATGAAGATAAAATGGAACAATTTAAAGAACAGTTAGAAAGAAAAACAGGTTTTCATTTTGCTATTAAATCAAAGGAAAATGGTTCAGGTCACCTTATTCTGAAATTTTCTAACGAAGCAGAATTTAACGATATATTTGAATATTTAGTCGAGAGGTAA
- a CDS encoding polymer-forming cytoskeletal protein, with translation MLVKKSDISAIIEEGCKFEGNLSFNGVSRIAGIVNGSIFSNDTVIISEGAVINADINANIILISGTVKGNINASSRVEIIKPARFEGTIATPSLVVEEGVIFHGTTKMSENDIE, from the coding sequence ATTTTGGTTAAAAAAAGTGATATATCTGCCATCATTGAGGAAGGTTGTAAATTCGAAGGAAATCTTTCTTTTAACGGAGTGTCTAGAATTGCAGGTATTGTCAACGGCAGTATTTTTTCAAATGATACTGTAATAATCTCTGAAGGTGCAGTTATAAATGCTGATATAAATGCTAACATTATTTTAATTTCAGGAACTGTAAAGGGTAATATAAATGCAAGTTCTCGTGTTGAAATTATAAAACCTGCTCGTTTTGAAGGAACTATTGCGACTCCAAGTTTAGTTGTAGAAGAAGGTGTTATCTTTCATGGAACAACTAAAATGAGTGAAAATGATATCGAGTAG